The Rhododendron vialii isolate Sample 1 chromosome 8a, ASM3025357v1 genome has a window encoding:
- the LOC131336309 gene encoding uncharacterized protein LOC131336309, whose amino-acid sequence MAKNTVQSKSTRSLSLRDGPLFLGGATAAVLLFTLWYFSEPWTDFSNNPTNPVLASDGVTAAYCSSTAPAADDLRHDSPNSTFYDDPGLGYSIEEPMEDWDEKRREWLENHPGYAGDRILLLTGSQPSPCSNPTGDHLFLRLFKNKVDYCRINGYDIFYSNAFLHPEMRAYWAKLPLIRAAMVAHPEAEWIWWVDSDAVFTDMEFKLPLRRYRDHNLIVHGWAHMVYEKKSWLGLNAGIFLIRNCQWSMDFMRLWASMGPMSPEFHKWGWLQKSALPDKMFRDSDDQSALIYLVLKGEKKWTDKIYIEGEYYFHGYWLDIVGTVDDVTERYVTIERGVRGLRRRHAEKMTGGYAAIREQYLSAAGYGKGSWRRPFITHFTGCQHCNGEHDPKYESDSCWIGMEKALNFADNQVLRMYGFVRPDLSNASRLSVLPFDYPAAEEEVHYWQIPTMDRTRADQTPVSSFLPNRPLSLLIGAAAILALLVVWNLPSSFSTPSVDGKMSNISPVFANSLQERTFYDEPNVTYTIEEPILNWDLKRRDWLKHHPLIAAEARDKILLLTGSQSGPCKNPIGDHLLLRLFKNKVDYCRIHGYDVFYNNALLHPKMGTYWAKIPVVRAAMVAHPEVEWIWWVDSDAVFTDMDFKPPLERYKDYNLVVGGSPKLIYENPSWMGLNAGVFYFRNCQWSIDFMEAWAKMGPQTPDYEKWGQILSSTIKDKLYPMSDDQTAMVYLLMTEKEKWGDKVFLEHEYCIQGYWEGLVGTLHNVTSNYAGIEKRVHTLRRRHAEKVSESYGALWEKHLEEAGYRKDAGKRPCITHFTGCQPCSGDYNPMYTGDSCWKGMEKALNFADNQVLRNYGFVHPDLLDSSHVSALPFNFPA is encoded by the exons ATGGCCAAAAACACAGTCCAAAGCAAATCCACCCGCTCCCTCTCCCTCCGAGACGGACCGCTCTTTCTCGGCGGAGCTACGGCTGCCGTACTCCTCTTCACTCTCTGGTACTTCTCCGAACCCTGGACCGACTTTTCGAACAACCCAACAAACCCCGTCTTGGCTTCCGACGGCGTCACCGCCGCCTACTGCTCATCCACCGCGCCCGCCGCCGATGACCTCCGCCACGACTCACCCAACTCGACGTTTTACGACGACCCGGGTCTCGGTTACTCGATCGAGGAGCCGATGGAAGACTGGGACGAGAAGCGGCGGGAGTGGCTCGAGAACCACCCCGGTTACGCCGGCGACCGGATACTCCTCCTCACCGGTTCGCAGCCCTCCCCGTGCTCGAACCCTACCGGGGACCACCTGTTCCTGAGGTTGTTCAAGAATAAAGTTGACTACTGCCGGATCAACGGCTACGATATCTTTTACAGCAACGCGTTTCTTCACCCGGAGATGCGGGCTTATTGGGCCAAGTTACCGTTGATTCGGGCCGCAATGGTGGCCCACCCGGAAGCCGAGTGGATCTGGTGGGTCGACTCGGATGCCGTTTTCACCGACATGGAGTTTAAGCTCCCGTTGAGGCGGTACAGGGACCACAACCTCATTGTCCACGGGTGGGCCCACATGGTCTACGAGAAGAAGAGCTGGCTGGGCCTTAACGCCGGGATTTTCCTGATCCGAAACTGTCAATGGTCCATGGATTTCATGCGATTGTGGGCCTCCATGGGCCCAATGAGCCCAGAATTCCACAAATGGGGCTGGCTACAGAAATCAGCGCTCCCGGACAAAATGTTTCGGGACTCCGACGATCAGTCGGCGCTGATTTACTTGGTATTGAAAGGGGAGAAAAAATGGACGGACAAGATTTACATAGAGGGGGAGTACTATTTCCACGGGTATTGGCTGGACATAGTGGGCACAGTTGATGACGTCACGGAGAGGTACGTGACCATAGAGAGAGGGGTCCGCGGGTTGAGGCGGCGGCACGCGGAGAAGATGACCGGAGGCTACGCTGCGATAAGGGAGCAGTATCTCAGCGCGGCGGGATACGGTAAGGGAAGTTGGAGGCGGCCGTTTATTACGCACTTTACGGGTTGCCAGCATTGTAACGGGGAGCACGATCCGAAGTACGAGAGCGATTCCTGTTGGATTGGGATGGAGAAGGCATTGAATTTTGCTGACAATCAAGTGCTTCGCATGTATGGTTTTGTGCGACCGGACCTGTCGAATGCTTCCCGCTTGTCTGTCTTGCCGTTTGATTATCCAGCAGCAGAAGAAGAGGTTCACTA TTGGCAGATTCCAACCATGGATAGGACCAGAGCAGATCAAACCCCTGTCTCCTCCTTTCTCCCAAAcagacccctctctctcctcatcgGAGCAGCAGCCATTCTCGCTCTTCTCGTGGTATGGAATCTTCCCTCTAGTTTTTCAACTCCATCAGTTGATGGGAAGATGTCGAATATCTCACCGGTTTTTGCTAATAGTCTACAAGAAAGGACATTCTATGACGAGCCTAATGTTACCTACACGATAGAGGAGCCAATCCTGAATTGGGATTTGAAGAGACGGGATTGGCTGAAGCATCACCCGTTGATCGCCGCAGAAGCACGGGACAAAATTCTACTCCTGACGGGTTCTCAATCGGGTCCGTGCAAGAACCCGATTGGCGACCATTTGCTTCTGAGGCTTTTCAAGAACAAGGTTGATTACTGTCGAATCCACGGGTACGATGTGTTTTACAATAATGCCCTCCTTCACCCAAAGATGGGCACTTATTGGGCCAAGATACCTGTGGTTCGGGCTGCAATGGTGGCCCACCCGGAGGTCGAGTGGATCTGGTGGGTTGATTCGGATGCGGTTTTCACTGACATGGATTTTAAACCACCATTGGAGAGGTACAAGGATTACAACCTCGTGGTGGGTGGGTCGCCCAAGTTGATTTACGAGAATCCGAGCTGGATGGGGCTCAATGCCGGGGTGTTTTATTTTCGGAATTGTCAATGGTCCATTGATTTTATGGAAGCGTGGGCCAAGATGGGTCCACAGACCCCAGACTACGAGAAGTGGGGTCAAATCCTGTCATCGACAATCAAGGACAAGTTGTATCCAATGTCCGATGATCAGACAGCTATGGTTTATTTGTTGATGACGGAGAAGGAAAAATGGGGTGATAAGGTGTTTCTGGAGCACGAGTATTGTATCCAAGGGTATTGGGAGGGTTTGGTGGGCACACTTCATAACGTGACATCTAACTACGCGGGGATAGAGAAGCGAGTGCACACGTTAAGGAGGCGACATGCGGAGAAGGTGAGCGAGAGCTACGGTGCGCTATGGGAAAAGCATCTAGAGGAGGCTGGTTATAGGAAGGATGCTGGGAAACGACCGTGTATCACGCATTTCACGGGATGTCAGCCGTGCAGCGGGGACTACAATCCTATGTACACGGGCGATTCTTGTTGGAAGGGGATGGAGAAGGCGTTGAATTTTGCGGATAATCAAGTGCTACGTAATTATGGGTTTGTGCACCCAGATCTACTGGATTCTTCCCATGTGTCGGCTTTGCCGTTTAATTTTCCTGCATAA